The nucleotide window atattcatagctgctctctttgtggtggcaaaaaactggaaaatgaggggatgtccttcaattggggaatggctgaacaaattgtggtatatgttggtgatggaatactattgtgctcaaaggaataataaagtggaggaattccatggagactggaacaacctccaggaagtgatgcagagtgagaggagcaaaaccaggagaacagtgtacacagcgactgatacactgtggtacaatcgaatgtaatggacttctccattggtggcaatgcaatgatcctgaacaacccagagagatctacaagaaagaacactatccaccttcagaggaaaatgaatgggagtaaaaacattaaagaaaaactactgcttgattacatgggtcaactggagatgtagactctaaatgatcatcctagtgcagacatcaacaacatggaaataggttctaatcaggGACATAtgtacccagtgaaattgctacaggaagggtgaggggaggggagggagagaaataatatgattcttgtaatcaagggataatgttctaaattgactaaataaattaatttaaaaataaaataaaatgagtataacCCCCCTAAATAAAATACAGTAATGACATACTCAATAAAAATGAGTAGCTGGATCAAAATGTAATTATACACTAGGAAAGTCCAAAAAAATCAGGAGTTGAAATgatgacaaagaaaaaacagataaacaagaaaatcacattttgcttttaaaaaagcaCAGAAAACAAATTATCAATATTGAACatattttctctaattatttgagattgaattcataaaggaaacattACCTGAATTACATACAGACATAGAGAGTAATACAATAATACCAAAAGAGTAACACAAAAATACCAAAATTAATGATGCTTTCTTGGATACAAATTCAGATTCAACAGAAAgctaatgaaaaaggaaaatataaagttGAGCAAATTGCTATAGAAACCAAAACTAATAGACTAATAATATCTTCTAAATTGTACTGCTAAAGAGTATACATATGTCTTAGTGCCATATGTACTTGTTATAAAAACGAACCATATATTAAGGCATGGAGATAGTTaaaatattgtcaattatgtcaaaagacagaaatagtaaattcttccattttagaCCATAATGGTATGTTTAAAAATAGTAGTAGGTTCTGGGAGCACCAACAAACAACACAGACCCAAATGCAACCTTAAACATGAACAAATTAGTCCAATATCAGAACAGGAAACAGAACTAGCTATAAAGAAACCGCTGAAGATAAAAGATCCAGATCATGGTAGATTTACAGAAGAATTCTATGAAACCTTTAATCAAAAAAAGTACTAATAATCATAAATTATTCtcagaaattgaggaaaatcacCGTAACAGATGTCTTTCCTGAGACAAATATAGTTCCCACACCAAAACCATAGAAGGATTAAGTGTAGAACTATATAcaaatatcattaataaatattaattcaaaatTTTTGAGTAAATTATTATCAAATAGATGACTGTGATTCATCTAAGAAATCATCCATTATGTTCAAGTTGGATTTATATAATGGATGCAAGGAAGAGtcgatattaggaaaataatcaatctacttaataataatatttttaaaaatacatacaaaactACATGTgtgaaatgaaaagtaaaaacaTGAAAGGCAATTTATATGAACATATTGGTCTACCAGATGATGcagggaggatggggaggggcTGGCATTCTTGGGGATAGGATTTAtcatgtagatatgaagaaaagtaagctaaacatctAAGAAATTTGTGTCtcatttatgtacaatcttctttttctttgtatatggaaatgtttgatgaaaaaggaaaaacaattcatAGCCTTCATAAAGATGTAATTAAAGTTGATGAAAGAAGAGCAAAAAAGATGAAACTTGAACAAGAAACTCAATTGGGTTAGAATTTTTCTTGGAGAATTGCAATAACCCAGTAAACACTATAAGAAACGGATTATTATAGATGATGATtaacaaacatataaataaaaatattttaaaataaatttttgaatgCTATGATATTTGAAATCTTGATAAATGAAGacagtgatatttttaaaaacaaatctgtCTTTATGCAAATTGCCTATTTTAAAAGTGAGCCTATTTTATGAGAAACATCTTTTAGTTCAGTCCAAGAAATTCAGACctcattaaagaagaaataagtaTTAACCAGGCCCTTTATTATGCAACTCACCATAAGACAGAgtcttaaaaatagaaataatattctaaagcaaaagatttaaaaatgcatatacaAAATGTTTATATGATCATAAGTTCACAAATTGAAAGGAACAGACTTAGCATGTAATTGAGAAAGTAGATAGGTTATTATCATATTGATGTTATGCCCTGGAAAATCTTTCTAGGAATTAAGTGGTAAAACTCAATGAAGGAAAAGAGTGAGCACTGGGGGGTAAGAGGGGAAATCACATGAGAGTTTCAATAGGTGCAGAAGAAGCCTTTGGCAATTTACAACACTCATTTATGCTAAAACCCTACAAAGTATTGGCATAGAGGGATCTTACTATTATAAAAAAGTAACTatctaaaaacaaaagcaagCATTATATTCAATGAAGATATACTATAATTTCTCCCAATAAATATAGGAATAAAGCaagaattctttctcttcccattatTACTTGATATAATTCTGAATATGCTAGCAatagcataaaaagataaaaaaaattaaaggcatgAATATTAGTAGAGGATAAAACTTTATTCTTGAATGCTGATGTTTTACTTAAGAAatacatgatggtttacttaagaaACCCTAGGGAGGGGACAGTATAATCCTAGCGATGTGGAACAGTGGGTAGAGCTCagagcctggaattaggaagaatgGCTTCAAGAACTttactagggggcagctaggtagctcagtgtattggaagtcaggctgagagatgggaggtcctggattcaaatctgaccttagacacattccacttgtgtgaccctgggcaagtcactgaaccctcattgcctaatgcttaccactcttctgttttagaaccaataaagtattgattctaagacagaaggttcaTATtacttggccatttatcaattgggaaatgatgtatattcttatatattcaactcatttctctatgtatttgagaagtgAGGTCTTTATTAGAGGGCTTGTAAGCAAAATTTCACCATTATGattagtgtttattatttttcatccTATTTTCCCTTCCTTGGTTTCTGATCACCATCTCTGCCAATTTGACCTTTACTATTAGGCTCACTCTCCTTCTCTCAtccccttcctctcctactttcctgtagggtaagatagatttctgtacACATTGATTGTGTCTGCTCTTCCTACATTGAGCTAATTCCAATGAAAGCAAGGTTCAtgtgctcccctccccacctctctcatctttccctccactgtaaaaattctttcatgcttcttttataCGAGAGAATTTATCCCATCATATttacccttcctcctcctcccaatgcattcctctttctcatgccttaattttttttatcatcccatcatattcagcTCACACTCCTTCCTTCTGTTTATGTATACCACTTCTAACTGCACTAATAATAAATTCTTAGGAGTTGCAAGAATAATCTCCCTGTGTAAGGGTGTAAACATGCTAACCTTActgatgtcttttgatttctttttatgcttctcttgagtcttgtatttgagaatcaaattttccattcagctctagtcttttgatcaggaatgcttgaaagtcctctatttcattcaaTACTCCTTTCCCCCCTTAAGGATAAggctcagttttgctgaataagTGATTCTTGTTTacagtcctagctcctttgctctCTGGCATATCATATTCCAGCCCCTCCAATCCTTTAATacagaagctgctaaatcttttgttatcctaactgtggctctgtaatatttgaattctttcttttaggCTGCTTGCAATAGTTTTTGTTGACCTGGAggttctggaatttggttataatattctgggagttatcttttggggatctctttcaggaggtgatcagtggagttttgcaatttctattttgtcctctggttctagaatatcaggttATTTGTGGGGTAGTTTATTCAAAGATGAAATCTAAGTAATAAGGAGATAGCTCACCTTTCAAATCTTCAAACTTCAGAACGTTCAGGGCATAAACTACTTTGAAATAACAGGAGAAATGCCAGGAGCTTCCCACAATCAAAAGAGGTGTCAAAGAGAGAAAGTAGACTGAGCTGGTAGAGATAGCTTCTTTTGCTGTGGAATCTGCCATGTAATTTCAAGAAAATGTAGAGTATGATAAGAACAAaattaaagaactttttttttaaaaagtaaatcttGAAATTAGATTCCCCCCATTTGGGGAGAAGAGACAAGAAGGTTCTGCTTCCTCATACCCAGACAAAGAGAGGGTAGAAACACTACAAGATTTGATCTTCAAACATACACGTATATCACAGGAAACCATGAAAAGGATAGAGGCATaaggaaaaacaaagtgaaaaatgtaCAGCAGAGGGCTTTATGGTGAGGAAGATCCTTGTAGAAAAATGCTTCCAAATATGCTATTTATAAAAGGATGTAGTATACTTATTGAGTTTGCTGtatgagaaagaaagaggtaGATACAAATGAGTGCCTTGATTGATCTTGGGCAGAATGTAGAGAGaggctaggtggcaaagtggttCAGTCTGTCTACCTGGGTATTGCCAAAGATTAATCCCCCAACCTTTATCCAGGGAATAGTAGGAACCATCTGTGTTGTATTGATGTACTCACTGGTGGTCCAATAACCTCATAACAATCATGCCTGAAAGGAAGAATGTCAGAAGCATTTTACAATAAAATTCCCAATATTGCATCTCAAATAGCAAAGTCTTACTGGCAAACAATGGATTCAAACATCAATTTTTTTAGAACACAcaatatgatttttaatttctACACAAAATAGCAATGCAGTCACCAgagatcagtcaatcaacaaacctCATTATTGAGGCCAGCatgcaagaaaaaagaaagtagaaacgGAAACCAGAGGTTTCTACACAGGGTTGGAGCAGCAGTTTGCAGGTAGCAAATGGTCAGatgaaaaagtgaaataaaattaattttttaaaggagttgGGTGGAAAGCAATGGCAAATCTAAgcaaagaaacaataaatcaaggtGAAAGTTATTCCAGTTCACTCAAGAATCTAAGAAAGGAGGAGCTGGAAGGAGTACAGGAACCCCTGGTTCAGGTGTATGAAGAAGCTCCAAGGAGACCCTCAGAAAAGGGGTACAGAGACAATTATCCATCTCTTAATTTAAATATAGTAACTTAATAGGGGTGAGATAATTAATATTGGATTTTTGAACTTCAAAGATTGATTGTTCTACCAGGTTTTCCTATTCATGGTATAAGTACTACCTACTACATGAAGAAATtgtattaaatttcatttaagtCTCTTCATGTGATCAGACTCATATACAAtttctttccagtttcctttATTAGAGTGCTAAAGTGTGAGAAATAAAAAGAGTGATGAGACCATCACGGAGCTATGTTCAGGTTTATAGCAATAATTTAGGTGAATTTATAACATTGAAGTATACAATATAATTCAGAAGTTCCTCAAACTGCAAGATCTCAGAACTTCACAGCCTTGCAAGCAGAAGCTGGCAAGTTCTTAAATCTGAGAATTTTCAGGAAGTTATAAAAGTAGCTTCACAGACAATAGTaaacatacaatttttttttcaattaaaagttAATAAAGGGGTCATGAGGAATTTTCAGAGTAAAGTCTCTGTAAAAAGATTCCGTTTTTAGATAGTACTTTGAGACAGGAGAGTCATTTTAGTCTGAATtttcaagtattctatttttaaatttttaactcTGACAAGATTTTAACAGAACATTTTCACCATCATCCTGAAAACTGTCTCaaatcttaatttccttttttccaagATTCAAACCATAATGATATTTAACAATACCTTTTAAGTATGACAGATAAGACTACGTTGATATGTTTTGCATTTCAATTAACCTTTCATCACTAGCTTTTCATGATTTGCTTGATTTACCAAATCTAAGATCATTTAAGAACATTAAATTATTCAATCTTATATAACTGACAACAGGATGCTCTAGAGAATCAAATCTGTTCTATTGTCAATTAAGTGGATTTAGGATTATTATTAGAATAAACACTTTCACCAGAATCACAGGATCAAATAGCATCAGTAACCCCATAAAGTTGAATGGAGTCACATTTTTCAAATACTAAAGTATGATTTCCATATTCAGAACCTGAAAgttttctaaattcaaattccAAACATTAAGAACACTATTCAGAATTGAGATTTATCTCTTTCTCCAACTCCCCTAACTTGGAATTGTTAACTTTTTAACATATAGACTCATTATTTTGAAACAGACATAATTTAGAAAATTCCACTGGAGAAATTAAAGCATTTCTCTGTCATATACTAGTTTCTGATGATTTGAATATCTTCTTTTGACTACTCAGTCCCATTTCAATGTAGCCGGCATTgataatggaagaaagaaaaagcacaCATACTTCCAACAAAAGTAAAGGTTTTATTGTTCACAGTTTCTTCCCCTACCTCATCCCAGCTGATCAGACCTAGGGTAGAGGCTTGAGCCAAGGTAAAGCTTGAAAGCATCTGCTATTACGAATTGATACAGATAGTATGAAAAAACAGACTTGAAATCAGAACACTGAAGTAGAGTATTCCCCTTATTTTCtacaggaggaaaaaggaaattccaaattccaagttattaattctagtttttatttGCCTAAGTAAGGCTAATCCTTTGAAGCAATCATTGATGTCTGTGACTGTGACTGGGGAAAATCTAACTGGCCCCTATATAAGTGCACAGAGCCAATGGAAAATGATTTTTCTGATCAAATCAGTAATTGTGAAGGCTCTTAAAGTAACATAGTTTATAACAGTTCAAAAACTGAAAACAGAATAAACATTGGCAAGACTGAAACAACCACATGTAGGTGAAACGATTCCTCCCTGATAAACAAGCGAGGCTctgtcagaagaaaaaaattgactcTGAGCCTTTCACTCATAACATAAAAAGCAAGATCCCAAGTTTGTTGTTGCTATCTCATAAAAAAGAATAGCATTCCTTGAGGGGGAACCATCCTCTGTAGGAAGAAAAATCTAACAACTTTAAGTACTCATCCAAGTTCTCTTCCTCAGGAtgagaataaattgtgaatgttactcCACTCCCCCCAGAGAGTGAACTGAACATGCAAACATGGAAGAATTTCATGAACATCTCTGTCTCTTAGATGCTTCCTTTTGTGATTGCaggagggtggggaggagatGGAAGACTTGGGGAGGGAATAACCCCTATTCCTTGTGTTGAGGCAGAGCATGCCCTCCATCTGGGCAGGATAAGCCTAATCATTCTACATGATGGCTTTCCAAGTGTTTGAAGACAGATGTAATATTCTTCCTGTAATGCCCAACAATTTCAATAATATCCAAATcacaaaaatactggaaaagCCAAGGAGGGCAGAAAGAAAAGTTCTACAAGAATTCcctattgctttccttctactaGAAGATACATATTTTTGCTCTGGTTGGTCTAGGGCACTAAGGATTTCCCTCCTTTGAGACAATGCTGCGCCTGTTGTAGTGCATTCAGGGATATCCTCCTAAGCTTGATGTTTCCCAAAATCAGGATAAATGAGTGGCCAGCTGGGTAGATGACTGCAGTTATCTCCCCACATATCATTGCTAGATTCTGGTCTGGGAAAACATAGCTAAAGGTTGCTATGAGAATGGCCAAACAGTAAATGACAAAGAGGATGAGGGAAGAGATCACAGCTTTCATGGCTCTCAAATGGATCTCTGTGCTGGCATCTCTGGTATCCACGGCATTGAGTTTTATCTTCCGGGTATGTTTCCACATGGAAAGAATTAACAGGAAAAATGAGATCAGAGACACAGTAAAGGGAAAGAGAAGCCCGAGATTAAGGAGAGTGGGGGTGGCAACATATTCACCTTTACTCATTTTGAGAAGTGAAGTGttattttccttatgttttttgtTTATCTGGCTCCTGACATCTTCATTAAATATCTCTGTTATTGGAAGGCTAGTGAACACAGAAATGAATATGGATGCCAGTAGAATTACGGGAATCACTCTGTTAATTCTCAACTTCAGCCAGAGGAAAAGAGGATGGGAGAAGCTGGCTATCTTCAAGCAGTAAAACGTGCTAAGGCAAGTAGCAAACCAGACATTTAAAAGGTTGGAAATTGTCCAGAAGCCATCTAAAATTCTTGTGAACTTTCTCTTGGTATATTCTTCTGGAAAAAACACCCCTACAAGGCCATCTATCATCATTATACACAACAGACTAATTCTGGAAATGGCTAAACTGGTGAGAATTAAATCAACTAAGtagattttccttttcttgatcCAGTCAATGAAATTCACCAGTCCAATGAATCCATTCCCCAGAACCCCCATTATGAACTCTCCAAGcatcaaaattataaagatggTCTTCAATGCATTTAACATGTCTGCAGAGAGAAAACCTCAATCTCTAAAATCTCAGCCTTTGGATTTCAACCAACTTGTTGAAGAAAGACTTCTATAATTTTCACTGAGGTTTTCCAATGCTTTCCTTTTCTCAGTTGTTATTGTATCTCTTTTCTATAGAAAGAAAATATCCAAATATGCTATGTGATAAGGCTagatgtattttcataaaaaaaattcttgttcaTTTCAAATACATTTGATAGTGATTTCCAGCATGGAAATGAATCTTTCATCATTTTGGTAGGTTGTAATTTTCAATGCATAGTGAGGACTCTGAAGTCTAAGCTTTTGTTTGCTTACATGCAAATTGTAACAGATTCCCTTTCATTGATTTGCACATTCCTTTTGATGTTACTTTCCATGCAAGTCTGATTCATCATTAGTCTGAGCTGTGAACCAGATGACCCCCCAAAAACAATATGTACTTTTTTTTACCATAAAAACTATAGATTGATTTTcactagacttggagtgaagaagacccgagttcaaattcagccttagctatgtgactctgggtatgtAGTTTAACCTCtcttggtctcaatttcctcaactgtaaaatacagTCATAAAaatatctacctcacagagttgctgtgaaaatcaaatgagatttttgtaaaatatttgtaaagtgcttagcacagtgcctgacacatagttgttgttgaagaggaccagtggtttttgaagaggaccaatgacatcataggatAAAATCTTGATCCAAAGGGAGtctgatttaagtgaggcagagtaaCACAAAATCTtcaacctcattctctcttccagagtcatcaaagtccagtggcaagacaaaagtcacgATGTCTGGTGATCACCTGGGATGTATCTTCAATGTTTGACCATATTCTAAACACTCTATAGAGCCTGCTTCAGCagtcttcatggccattggaataatTTGTTCTCATCTGCAAATTCCAATGGGTAAAGTTGGGGGGTAGACACCCTAATAACTCCACAATAGGTTTGAAACCTGTCAGTTATCCTAAACCCGGTTGAGCCTATCTCCCAAGATAATGTGGCCTTTTTAGAGCTAGCTgttcatccacttttggtgtccacctttcatgTGATTCCTGTGATTCCAATGAGCTGACccgtagtaggcacttaacaaaagTTTATTCTCTCTCTGAAGCAAATTCAGAGATAGAATTCAGCAACAGCACCATCACTGCCATCCTCATCTTCCCCCTCCTTTTGCTTGCAACTGGCAATCATTCCTCCCAAACTAGCAATTATAAAAGTCTCATAGGTCAGAGCGAGGATCAaagattttttacatttatttgtgtaatttataaaggaaattaaataaagtctaatttacatgtaataggttta belongs to Monodelphis domestica isolate mMonDom1 chromosome 8, mMonDom1.pri, whole genome shotgun sequence and includes:
- the T2R7B gene encoding bitter taste receptor Modo-T2R7B (The RefSeq protein has 1 substitution compared to this genomic sequence), with translation MLNALKTIFIILMLGEFIMGVLGNGFIGLVNFIDWIKKRKIYLVDLILTSLAISRISLLCIMMIDGLVGVFFPEEYTKRKFTRILDGFWTISNLLNVWFATCLSTFYCLKIASFSHPLFLWLKLRINRVIPVILLASIFISVFTSLPITEIFNEDVRSQINKKHKENNTSLLKMSKGEYVATPTLLNLGLLFPFTVSLISFFLLILSMWKHTRKIKLNAVDTRDASTEIHLRAMKAVISFLILFVIYCLAILIATFSYVFPDQNLAMICGEITAVIYPAGHSFILILGNIKLRRISLNALQQAQHCLKGGKSLVP